Genomic DNA from Anaerolineae bacterium:
ATGGCTTACAGCACGTATTGATCGAACACTGTGCCAAACAACCGGAATTCCTGGCGCCGGGCACCCCGCTCGTGGACTTGATCTTTCGGGTTTTCCTGGCGAATGGGAATACGCCCCTTAACCCAATTGAATTGAGCGAACGTCTGGGAAAACCCGCTCAAACGATATTGAGTGTCTTATCGGGAAGCCGTGTCTATCGTGGTTTGCGCCCGGTGATAGAATCGTGAAAATCAATGTGGCGATACTCCGCATCTTACCCCCCATATATAGGCGCAAAAAGCCCCAGTAGCTCAATGGACAGAGCAGTAGCCTTCTAAGCTAACGGTTGTGGGTTCGAATCCCGCCTGGGGCGCTGGCAGACAGCAATTCGTTTGCTGCATGGCATCACAATACTTATTGTTATCAAAGGATGGTGTCAAATGGCTACAGAAAGAAAAGGACTCCTGAAGTTTCAAGAGAATGAGGTTACGGTTGTTGGTGATGATCTGAAAATCGGTGATAAAGCGCCAGATTTTCTGGTGCATACCATGGAATTGAAATCCTTGCGTGGCATCGGCGATACGCAAGGAAAAGTTCGTATTCTTGGCTCGTTGCCCAGTTTGAACACTTCAGTTTGTGACCGCGAAACCCGCCGATTTAATGAAGAAGCCAGTAAGCTGGGGGATGGAGTGGTAATCGAGATGATCAGTATGGATCTACCGTTTACCCTGAAGAACTGGTGCGGTGCGGCTGGGGTGGAACGTGTTCTGACGTTATCCGATCACATGACAGGGGAATTTGGTGAGAAGTACGGGGTATTGATCAAAGAACTGCGTATCTTACGGCGAGCGATCTTTGTGGTCGATCGCAACGATGTCCTGACATATGTTGCCTATATGCCCGCACTTGGGGATGAACCGGATTATGAGGCCGTCTTAGCCGCGGCAAGGGCGGCGCTTGGTTAATCGCTGTTTGTCGTTTGGGTTGATGGAGGGCGTTACATGTTGGAATTGCGTTTGAAGTCGAGCCTCTCGAGGCCAGGTGTCTATATTCTGGAAAGCTTTCAGCAGTTAGGGGAAGGGTTGCCTCATTGGCATCTGATGGTGCGGCCGCATATCTGGCGGCCACCAACGGATGTCTATGAGACCGAAGATTCCCTCATTGTGAGAATCGAAATCGCCGGGATGCATGAGGACGACTTCACGATTTTACTGGA
This window encodes:
- a CDS encoding Thiol peroxidase, Tpx-type, translating into MATERKGLLKFQENEVTVVGDDLKIGDKAPDFLVHTMELKSLRGIGDTQGKVRILGSLPSLNTSVCDRETRRFNEEASKLGDGVVIEMISMDLPFTLKNWCGAAGVERVLTLSDHMTGEFGEKYGVLIKELRILRRAIFVVDRNDVLTYVAYMPALGDEPDYEAVLAAARAALG
- a CDS encoding heat shock protein Hsp20, with the protein product MLELRLKSSLSRPGVYILESFQQLGEGLPHWHLMVRPHIWRPPTDVYETEDSLIVRIEIAGMHEDDFTILLDGKYLSVRGLRVDTPERRAYHQMEIRFGEFVSDVELPFAVDAEKIEAVYQAGFLRITLPKKAPQHIPIRK